From the Clupea harengus chromosome 15, Ch_v2.0.2, whole genome shotgun sequence genome, one window contains:
- the LOC116223789 gene encoding potassium voltage-gated channel subfamily S member 3-like, producing MEVHSMPEFQRVDANDRPIEDPVLAILEVICIICFSAEYSMRLVVAPSPRKFLEKPLNIIDFVSILPFYLTLAFETIDEEGSEEESENLENVRKVVHVLRLMHIFRILKLARHSVRLRALGATMRHSYEEVGLLILFLSIGISIFFCAHLLGREGECRLRPQHHPCRLVLGHHPMTTVGYGDTCPVTTAGKVVATLCST from the coding sequence ATGGAAGTACACAGCATGCCCGAGTTCCAGCGTGTGGATGCCAACGACCGGCCCATTGAGGACCCAGTCTTGGCTATCCTGGAGGTGATCTGCATCATCTGTTTCTCAGCCGAGTACAGTATGCGTCTGGTTGTGGCGCCCTCCCCTCGAAAGTTTCTGGAGAAACCCCTGAACATAATCGACTTTGTGTCTATCCTGCCGTTCTACTTAACTCTGGCCTTCGAGACGATTGACGAGGAAGGCAgcgaggaggagagcgagaacCTGGAGAACGTCAGAAAGGTGGTGCATGTCCTGCGGTTGATGCACATCTTCCGGATCCTCAAGCTTGCGCGGCATTCGGTCAGGCTCCGCGCCCTTGGTGCCACCATGCGCCACAGCTACGAGGAGGTGGGCCTCCTcatactcttcctctccatTGGCATCTCCATTTTTTTCTGTGCTCATCTACTCGGCCGAGAAGGAGAATGCCGACTCCGACCTCAGCACCATCCCTGTCGGTTGGTGTTGGGCCACCATCCCATGACCACCGTTGGCTACGGCGATACGTGTCCTGTTACGACGGCCGGCAAGGTGGTCGCCACACTCTGTAGCACTTGA
- the LOC105890355 gene encoding LOW QUALITY PROTEIN: zona pellucida sperm-binding protein 2-like (The sequence of the model RefSeq protein was modified relative to this genomic sequence to represent the inferred CDS: inserted 2 bases in 1 codon), giving the protein MVSQQPHRDCSSIETNSHFVIELPVGGPDGYYKSYAPEYQYHISYSIEAMIEVVWKEADSDQLTRYKVLYPINVQEKRFPHGYKGFSLQVPFSDSVVLKSNPDREFTTYTLPLSFGLVVLPEQSPFSHPAVLEATLHDVVLPVVTGTCDDESYYVTVAYGSHGSDFKTIVGKRELTSDLATKYNVRENATHMTMSVPFFSSDAVFTFVLSSAAGGRLDLKVIDPLNNCSLNNFSLACTFPMPQTECHPNGAMIVLALKVESVPNLILSQLTLKDPSCKPMFSSDQFASFSFPVNTCGTTRTFSDGFMVYQNEITMSKQGGVKNVKTTSHPEYRLTISCYYENDDFKMLQFXSQRIAPLTALPSLPLEMRVRMRLATDVSYNTFYTEEDYPVVEALRRPLYFEVELLESTDPQLVLFLESCWATLEKERLSTPRWDIVVDGCANHDDRYLPSIHPVTADGRVQFPSHFKRFDMKMFAFVQDNVVLKD; this is encoded by the exons ATGGTATCGCAACAACCCCATCGAGACTGCTCATCCATCGAGACTAATTCTCACTTTGTCATTGAACTGCCTGTGGGTGGACCTGATGGTTACTACAAG AGCTATGCTCCTGAGTATCAGTACCATATCTCTTACTCTATTGAGGCCATGATTGAGGTGGTGTGGAAGGAGGCTGACTCTGACCAGCTCACCAGATATAAGGTCTTGTATCCGATCAATGTCCAAGAGAAACGCTTCCCCCATGGTTACAAAGGCTTCAGTCTTCAAGTGCCCTTCTCTGACTCTGTGGTCCTGAAGAGT AATCCTGATCGGGAGTTCACGACCTACACCCTTCCTTTGAGCTTTGGCCTGGTTGTCCTACCTGAGCAATCCCCATTCTCTCATCCAGCTGTGCTGGAAGCAACACTTCATGACGTTG TGCTCCCTGTCGTAACCGGAACTTGTGATGACGAAAGCTACTATGTCACCGTGGCCTATGGAAGTCATGGCAGTGACTTTAAAACCATTGTGGGCAAGCGggagctgacctctgacctagCAACGAAGTACAATGTCCGTGAGAATGCTACACACATGACCATGAGTGTGCCCTTCTTCTCATCTGATGCTGTATTTACg TTTGTACTTTCATCTGCTGCTGGGGGTCGGCTGGACTTGAAGGTCATCGACCCACTCAATAATTGTAGCCTCAACAACTTCTCTCTGGCCTGTACCTTTCCTATGCCTCAGACTG AGTGTCACCCTAATGGCGCAATGATTGTCCTGGCCCTGAAGGTTGAGTCGGTGCCAAATCTTATTCTCAGTCAGCTCACCCTAAAGGACCCATCGTGCAAACCCATGTTCAGCAGCGATCAATTTGCGtccttttctttccctgttAACACCTGCGGAACAACCCGAACA TTCTCGGATGGCTTCATGGTCTATCAGAATGAGATCACCATGTCTAAGCAAGGAGGTGTGAAGAATGTCAAGACCACTTCCCACCCAGAGTACCG ACTCACCATCTCCTGTTACTATGAGAACGATGACTTCAAGATGCTGCAGTT CTCCCAGCGGATCGCTCCTTTGACCGCCCTCCCCAGCCTGCCTTTGGAGATGAGGGTCCGCATGAGGCTGGCAACTG aTGTGTCCTACAACACGTTTTACACCGAAGAAGATTATCCTGTGGTGGAGGCCTTGAGGCGTCCCCTTTACTTTGAGGTTGAGTTGTTAGAGTCCACAGATCCACAACTTGTGCTGTTCCTGGAGAGCTGCTGGGCAACCCTGGAAAAGGAGAGGCTGTCCACGCCACGATGGGACATCGTTGTTGATGG GTGTGCAAACCACGATGATCGTTATTTACCAAGCATTCATCCTGTAACTGCTGATGGCAGAGTCCAGTTCCCTTCCCACTTCAAACGCTTTGACATGAAGATGTTTGCTTTTGTCCAAGATAATGTGGTGCTGAAAGATTAG